A window of the Streptomyces albireticuli genome harbors these coding sequences:
- a CDS encoding bifunctional 2-methylcitrate synthase/citrate synthase, with the protein MSVTPSGIHRGLAGVVVDTTAISTVIQRTNSLTYRGYAVQELAAHRSFEEVAHLLWHGELPGPGQLADFRARERALRPLGRGTAELLARLPGTCHPMDVLRTAVSLLGAEDPTEDDGSPAANRAKSLTLLAKLPVVVAADHRRRRGLAPIQPDPSLGLAENFFHMCFGEVPDPEVVRCFEVSLILYAEHSFNASTFTARVVTSTLSDLYSAVTAAVGALKGPLHGGANEAVMHMLAEIGDVERVEEWLDEALAAKHRIMGFGHRVYRDGDSRVPLMQEAADRLVARTGGPGAARLAALHTALRDAVLRRKGIHPNLDYPAGLAYHLMGFDIPAFTPIFVMSRVTGWTAHITEQLTHNALIRPLGAYDGPEQRPVPAAV; encoded by the coding sequence ATGTCCGTCACCCCGTCCGGTATCCACCGGGGGCTGGCCGGTGTCGTCGTCGACACCACCGCCATCTCCACCGTCATCCAGCGGACCAACTCGCTGACCTACCGCGGCTACGCCGTGCAGGAACTCGCCGCCCACCGCTCCTTCGAGGAGGTCGCCCACCTCCTGTGGCACGGCGAGCTCCCCGGCCCGGGGCAGCTGGCCGACTTCCGCGCCCGCGAGCGCGCCCTGCGCCCGCTGGGCCGCGGCACCGCCGAGCTGCTGGCCCGGCTGCCCGGGACCTGCCACCCCATGGACGTGCTGCGCACCGCCGTGAGCCTCCTCGGCGCCGAGGACCCCACCGAGGACGACGGCAGCCCCGCCGCGAACCGCGCCAAGTCGCTCACCCTCCTGGCGAAGCTCCCCGTCGTGGTGGCCGCCGACCACCGGCGCCGCCGCGGCCTCGCGCCCATCCAGCCCGACCCCTCGCTCGGCCTCGCCGAGAACTTCTTCCACATGTGCTTCGGCGAGGTGCCGGACCCCGAGGTCGTCCGCTGCTTCGAGGTCTCGCTCATCCTGTACGCCGAGCACAGCTTCAACGCCTCGACCTTCACCGCCCGGGTCGTCACCTCCACCCTCTCCGACCTCTACAGCGCCGTCACCGCGGCCGTCGGCGCGCTCAAGGGACCCCTGCACGGCGGCGCCAACGAGGCCGTGATGCACATGCTCGCCGAGATCGGCGACGTGGAGCGGGTCGAGGAGTGGCTGGACGAGGCCCTGGCCGCCAAGCACAGGATCATGGGCTTCGGCCACCGCGTCTACCGCGACGGCGACTCCCGGGTGCCGCTCATGCAGGAGGCCGCCGACCGGCTCGTCGCCCGCACCGGCGGCCCCGGGGCGGCCCGGCTGGCCGCGCTGCACACGGCCCTGCGCGACGCCGTGCTCCGGCGCAAGGGCATCCACCCCAACCTCGACTACCCGGCGGGCCTCGCCTACCACCTGATGGGCTTCGACATCCCCGCCTTCACACCGATCTTCGTCATGAGCCGCGTCACCGGCTGGACCGCCCACATCACCGAACAGCTCACCCACAACGCGCTGATCCGCCCCCTGGGCGCGTACGACGGGCCGGAACAGCGGCCGGTGCCGGCGGCGGTGTGA
- a CDS encoding CaiB/BaiF CoA transferase family protein: protein MSRPFSGVRVLDLTHVLAGPFATYQLALLGAEVIKIEAPGRPDIARTRGPDEGLNERLRGVNYQAQGGNKRAMTLDLRTEAGREVLRRLVATADVLVENYRAGALAGLGLGPEELSAVNPSLVHCSMTGFGQRGPRARVNAYDNVIQAASGVIPRSGGRKPGVAFVDYASGYNAAFAISAALFARARDGRGQRIDCAMFDTALMLMAPSVAAELHPVTRGPAVEAGLGSYATAGGELMLGAMTPEQNRRLWRALALEGHDHPRFAEPTTSSGLRALGEEMRRVLREVFATRAAAEWEELLHGHGVPAERVRTLAEALTEEQLAHRSFLAAGAPGDPAVPVAAFSFAHDGPRWDSPAPAFGEHTDEILGELGLSTADIDGLRGAGVIA from the coding sequence GTGTCCCGTCCGTTCTCCGGGGTCCGTGTCCTGGACCTCACCCATGTGCTGGCCGGGCCGTTCGCCACGTACCAGCTGGCCCTGCTGGGCGCGGAGGTCATCAAGATCGAGGCGCCCGGCCGGCCCGACATCGCGCGCACGCGGGGCCCCGACGAGGGCCTCAACGAGCGGCTGCGCGGGGTCAACTACCAGGCGCAGGGCGGCAACAAACGGGCCATGACGCTGGACCTGCGGACGGAGGCGGGACGCGAGGTGCTCCGGCGGCTCGTCGCCACGGCGGACGTCCTCGTCGAGAACTACCGGGCCGGCGCCCTCGCCGGGCTGGGGCTGGGGCCCGAGGAGCTGTCGGCGGTCAACCCCTCGCTGGTGCACTGCTCCATGACGGGGTTCGGGCAGCGGGGCCCCCGGGCCCGGGTGAACGCGTACGACAACGTGATCCAGGCGGCGTCCGGCGTCATCCCGCGCTCCGGCGGGCGCAAGCCCGGCGTGGCGTTCGTCGACTACGCGAGCGGCTACAACGCGGCCTTCGCCATCAGCGCCGCCCTGTTCGCGCGGGCCCGGGACGGGCGGGGGCAGCGGATCGACTGTGCCATGTTCGACACGGCGCTGATGCTGATGGCCCCGTCCGTGGCGGCCGAGCTCCATCCGGTCACGCGTGGGCCCGCGGTGGAGGCCGGGCTCGGCAGTTACGCGACGGCCGGCGGGGAGCTGATGCTGGGCGCGATGACGCCCGAGCAGAACCGCCGGCTGTGGCGGGCCCTCGCCCTGGAGGGCCACGACCACCCGCGGTTCGCGGAGCCGACGACCTCGTCGGGGCTCCGGGCGCTGGGCGAGGAGATGCGGCGGGTGCTGCGGGAGGTGTTCGCGACCCGCGCCGCGGCCGAGTGGGAGGAGCTCCTCCACGGCCACGGGGTGCCGGCCGAACGGGTGCGGACGCTCGCCGAGGCGCTCACGGAGGAGCAGCTGGCGCACCGGTCCTTCCTGGCGGCCGGAGCCCCTGGCGACCCTGCCGTGCCGGTGGCGGCCTTCTCGTTCGCCCATGACGGCCCCCGGTGGGACAGTCCGGCGCCCGCGTTCGGGGAGCACACCGACGAGATCCTCGGCGAACTCGGGCTGTCCACGGCGGACATCGACGGGCTGCGGGGCGCCGGCGTCATCGCCTGA
- a CDS encoding MFS transporter small subunit, whose product MTGSRKALLAFCWLWVGAPFAYGVYELVLRLRQLFTG is encoded by the coding sequence GTGACGGGCTCGCGCAAGGCACTGCTCGCGTTCTGCTGGCTGTGGGTGGGGGCGCCCTTCGCCTACGGCGTGTACGAGCTGGTCCTCAGGCTGAGGCAGTTGTTCACGGGCTGA
- a CDS encoding OFA family MFS transporter, producing MLARSRTVAPPGWSRWLVPPAALSIHLAIGQAYAWSVFKPPLESALGLSGTASALPFQVAIVMLGLSAAFGGTLVERNGPRWAMAVSAVCFSSGFLVAALGAATRQYWLVVLGYGFIGGVGLGIGYISPVSTLIKWFPDRPGMATGIAIMGFGGGALIASPWSAGLLDTFGRGTPGIARTFLVMGAAYAVFMTLGVLLVRVPPDGHPPDGRTADGRTADGPRPLAATARVSAHRALRTPQFWCLWVVLCTNVTAGIGILEKAAPMITDFFAGTSSSVGAAAAAGFVGMLSLANMLGRIVWSSASDLAGRKNAYRLYLGAGALMYLVIALAGDASKAVFISCAAVILSFYGGGFATVPAYLKDLFGTYQVGAIHGRLLTAWSTAGILGPLIVNAVADAGKSAGRSGADLYTTSFFVMIGLLTVGFVANELVRPVHPRHHEPPPPEEEPAAVPEKGAAP from the coding sequence ATGCTCGCGCGCTCCCGAACCGTCGCGCCGCCCGGATGGAGCCGCTGGCTCGTCCCGCCCGCCGCGCTGTCCATCCATCTCGCCATCGGCCAGGCCTACGCCTGGAGCGTGTTCAAGCCGCCGCTGGAGTCGGCGCTGGGCCTGTCGGGCACGGCGTCGGCGCTGCCCTTCCAGGTGGCGATCGTGATGCTCGGGCTCTCGGCCGCGTTCGGCGGCACGCTGGTGGAGCGGAACGGGCCGCGGTGGGCGATGGCCGTGTCGGCGGTCTGCTTCTCCTCGGGGTTCCTGGTGGCCGCGCTCGGGGCGGCGACGCGTCAGTACTGGCTCGTCGTGCTCGGGTACGGCTTCATCGGGGGCGTCGGCCTGGGCATCGGGTACATCTCGCCGGTGTCCACGCTCATCAAGTGGTTCCCGGACCGCCCGGGCATGGCCACCGGCATCGCCATCATGGGCTTCGGCGGCGGCGCCCTCATCGCGTCGCCCTGGTCGGCCGGACTGCTCGACACGTTCGGCCGGGGCACGCCGGGCATCGCCCGCACGTTCCTGGTCATGGGGGCCGCGTACGCGGTCTTCATGACGCTCGGCGTCCTGCTCGTCCGGGTGCCGCCCGACGGCCACCCGCCGGACGGGCGCACGGCGGACGGGCGCACGGCGGACGGGCCGCGTCCGCTCGCCGCCACCGCGCGGGTGTCGGCCCACCGCGCCCTGCGCACCCCGCAGTTCTGGTGCCTGTGGGTGGTCCTCTGCACGAACGTCACGGCGGGCATCGGCATCCTGGAGAAGGCCGCGCCGATGATCACGGACTTCTTCGCCGGCACCTCCTCGTCCGTCGGGGCGGCGGCCGCCGCGGGGTTCGTCGGGATGCTCTCGCTGGCCAACATGCTCGGCCGGATCGTCTGGTCCTCCGCCTCCGACCTCGCCGGCCGGAAGAACGCCTACCGCCTCTACCTCGGCGCGGGCGCGCTGATGTATCTGGTGATCGCCCTGGCTGGTGACGCCTCCAAGGCCGTGTTCATCTCCTGCGCGGCCGTCATCCTCTCCTTCTACGGCGGCGGTTTCGCCACCGTCCCCGCCTACCTCAAGGACCTCTTCGGTACGTACCAGGTGGGCGCGATCCACGGGCGGCTGCTGACCGCGTGGTCGACCGCGGGGATCCTCGGGCCGCTGATCGTCAACGCCGTCGCCGACGCCGGGAAGTCCGCGGGCCGGAGCGGCGCGGACCTCTACACCACCTCGTTCTTCGTCATGATCGGCCTGCTGACCGTGGGCTTCGTCGCGAACGAGCTGGTGCGGCCCGTGCACCCCCGGCACCACGAACCGCCCCCGCCGGAGGAGGAACCGGCCGCCGTGCCGGAGAAGGGAGCGGCACCGTGA
- a CDS encoding HelD family protein, whose amino-acid sequence MRQEQEFIDLLHERLAELRAGAEAAVRAALAPGGTTFQARLERDVLVAEQSGLLAAFDAGENGLCFGRLAFRDGRDHHIGRIGIRRDDADRTPLVLDWRAEVARPFYLATGHTPMGLRRRRHISTEGRRVTALHDEILDLTDTDRTGHEGADADAVLLAALDSARTGRMHDIVQTIQAEQDRIIRAPHQGVLVVEGGPGTGKTVVALHRAAYLLYAHREQLARRAVLIVGPNPAFLGYIGEVLPSLGETGVLLATPGELFPGVTATGTDTAAAAAVKGGTAMATALARFVEDRQTLPEPARVIDHEDGELLLDADTVAEARRRARDTRLPHNLARPYFAFHVIDALTAQLADRLGADPYGGPNFLGPDDIAQLGKAIAVSREVHAAIDELWPALTPQRLVADFLADPVHLPEADAAAIRRAGGAWTPADVPLLDEAAELLGEDDSAARARAEAERQERIRYAQGVLDLSYGSRTQEFEDKEDEDSEVLAAHDLVDAERLADRHEEADHRSAAERAAADRTWAFGHIIVDEAQELSPMAWRLLMRRCPTRSMTLVGDPAQTSEPGGCGAWGPILEPYVGDRWEHIRLGVNYRTPARIMELAAGVLRSADPSFVPPRSVRGTDALPWAERTDDLPRAVAGAVARELHAEGRLAVIAPRAHHAALVPALPTASTGPVPDLTSPVVLLDPRQAKGLEFDTVIVVEPAEFGLSDLYVALTRATQRLGTVHTGTLPAGLEGCADVPSAGGGVALG is encoded by the coding sequence ATGCGGCAGGAGCAGGAATTCATCGATCTGCTCCACGAGCGCCTCGCCGAACTGCGCGCGGGGGCCGAGGCGGCGGTACGGGCCGCGCTCGCGCCGGGCGGGACCACCTTCCAGGCGCGGCTGGAGCGCGATGTGCTGGTGGCCGAGCAGTCCGGGCTGCTCGCCGCGTTCGACGCCGGGGAGAACGGGCTCTGCTTCGGCCGGCTGGCCTTCCGGGACGGCCGCGACCACCACATCGGCCGCATCGGCATCCGGCGTGACGACGCCGACCGCACCCCGCTGGTCCTGGACTGGCGGGCCGAGGTCGCGCGCCCCTTCTACCTCGCCACCGGGCACACCCCCATGGGACTGCGCCGCCGACGTCACATCAGCACCGAGGGCAGGCGGGTCACCGCCCTGCACGACGAGATCCTGGACCTCACCGACACCGACCGCACCGGGCACGAGGGCGCGGACGCGGACGCCGTACTGCTCGCCGCGCTGGACTCGGCCCGTACCGGCCGGATGCACGACATCGTGCAGACCATCCAGGCCGAGCAGGACCGCATCATCCGCGCCCCGCACCAGGGCGTCCTCGTGGTCGAGGGCGGTCCCGGCACCGGGAAGACCGTCGTCGCCCTGCACCGGGCCGCGTATCTGCTGTACGCGCACCGGGAGCAGCTGGCCCGGCGGGCCGTGCTGATCGTCGGACCCAACCCCGCGTTCCTCGGCTACATCGGCGAGGTGCTGCCCTCGCTCGGCGAGACGGGCGTCCTGCTCGCCACGCCCGGCGAGCTGTTCCCCGGCGTGACCGCCACGGGGACCGACACCGCCGCGGCCGCGGCGGTCAAGGGCGGCACGGCGATGGCCACCGCCCTGGCCCGCTTCGTCGAGGACCGGCAGACCCTCCCGGAGCCCGCCCGCGTCATCGACCACGAGGACGGCGAGCTGCTGCTGGACGCGGACACGGTGGCCGAGGCGCGCCGCCGGGCCCGGGACACCCGGCTCCCGCACAACCTCGCCCGCCCCTACTTCGCCTTCCACGTCATCGACGCCCTCACCGCCCAGCTGGCCGACAGGCTCGGCGCGGACCCGTACGGCGGCCCGAACTTCCTCGGCCCCGACGACATCGCCCAGCTCGGCAAGGCGATCGCCGTCAGCCGTGAGGTGCACGCCGCGATCGACGAGCTGTGGCCCGCCCTCACCCCGCAGCGGCTGGTCGCCGACTTCCTCGCCGACCCCGTCCACCTGCCGGAGGCCGACGCGGCCGCGATCCGCCGCGCGGGCGGCGCGTGGACGCCCGCCGACGTGCCGCTGCTGGACGAGGCCGCCGAGCTGCTCGGCGAGGACGACTCGGCGGCCCGCGCCCGGGCCGAGGCCGAGCGGCAGGAGCGGATCCGGTACGCGCAGGGCGTGCTGGACCTCTCCTACGGCTCCCGCACCCAGGAGTTCGAGGACAAGGAGGACGAGGACTCGGAGGTGCTGGCCGCGCACGACCTGGTCGACGCCGAGCGGCTCGCCGACCGGCACGAGGAGGCCGACCACCGCAGCGCCGCCGAGCGCGCCGCGGCCGACCGCACCTGGGCCTTCGGGCACATCATCGTCGACGAGGCGCAGGAGCTGTCCCCGATGGCGTGGCGGCTGCTGATGCGCCGCTGCCCGACCCGTTCGATGACGCTGGTCGGCGACCCGGCGCAGACCTCCGAGCCGGGCGGCTGCGGCGCGTGGGGCCCGATCCTGGAGCCGTACGTCGGCGACCGCTGGGAGCACATCAGGCTCGGCGTCAACTACCGCACCCCGGCCCGGATCATGGAGCTCGCGGCGGGGGTGCTCCGGTCGGCGGACCCCTCCTTCGTACCGCCGCGCTCGGTGCGCGGGACGGACGCCCTCCCCTGGGCGGAGCGCACGGACGACCTGCCGCGCGCGGTCGCCGGTGCGGTCGCGCGCGAGCTCCACGCGGAGGGCCGCCTCGCGGTGATCGCCCCCCGCGCCCACCACGCGGCCCTCGTCCCCGCCCTGCCCACCGCGTCCACCGGCCCGGTCCCCGACCTGACCAGCCCGGTCGTCCTGCTCGACCCCCGGCAGGCGAAGGGCCTGGAGTTCGACACGGTGATCGTGGTGGAACCGGCGGAGTTCGGTCTGAGCGACCTCTACGTCGCCTTGACCCGGGCGACGCAGCGGCTGGGCACGGTGCACACCGGGACCCTCCCGGCGGGGCTGGAAGGGTGCGCGGACGTGCCGTCGGCGGGCGGGGGCGTGGCATTGGGCTAG
- a CDS encoding 4Fe-4S single cluster domain-containing protein has protein sequence MRRRRAPGRRTPADTPLPAGAPLNVAATWAGTADLGPGWRSVVWVQGCPFSCPGCMSPDWIPAAPARTVTPAELSAELLADPAVDGLTFSGGEPMQQADGLAEVARLARRARPGLSVVCFTGHRLERLRAHPPTPGVPRLLAEVDVLVDGPYVQGRDDGRGLRGSTNQRVHHLTGRLSGSGYDFEDRHRTAEIAVGGREAFLIGVPPPDLLTVFDAAVDRSGRSTAWGTP, from the coding sequence GTGCGACGACGGCGCGCGCCCGGACGTAGGACCCCGGCGGACACCCCGCTCCCGGCCGGTGCACCGCTCAACGTCGCGGCGACCTGGGCCGGCACCGCCGACCTCGGGCCCGGCTGGCGGTCCGTCGTCTGGGTCCAGGGCTGCCCCTTCAGCTGCCCCGGCTGCATGTCACCGGACTGGATCCCCGCCGCGCCGGCCCGCACCGTCACCCCCGCCGAGCTGAGCGCGGAGCTCCTCGCCGACCCGGCGGTCGACGGCCTCACCTTCTCCGGCGGCGAACCGATGCAACAGGCCGACGGGCTGGCGGAGGTGGCCCGCCTCGCACGGCGCGCGCGCCCCGGCCTGTCCGTCGTCTGCTTCACCGGCCACCGGCTGGAGCGGCTCCGGGCGCACCCGCCGACGCCCGGCGTCCCCCGGCTGCTCGCCGAGGTGGACGTCCTCGTCGACGGCCCGTACGTCCAGGGGCGCGACGACGGCCGGGGGCTGCGCGGCAGCACCAACCAGCGGGTGCACCACCTCACCGGCCGGCTCTCCGGCAGCGGCTACGACTTCGAGGACCGGCACCGCACCGCCGAGATCGCCGTCGGCGGCCGCGAGGCCTTCCTCATCGGCGTCCCGCCCCCGGACCTCCTCACCGTCTTCGACGCGGCCGTCGACCGGTCCGGCCGGTCCACGGCCTGGGGCACCCCGTGA
- a CDS encoding AAA family ATPase, with product MAPPRPSRYGPSAERLAGLTLPAGDPLFILHGQGLDDVFVGHDHRRRGVEELLWTLLRDAGFAHVVFSSLSRPLYFRDPVSRDLARPRRRSPVPAGRMRPELRGPLGDRILRAPDPGGPGAGDDPRTAAPATLTDEHRVMMLDHFMRQTDHRTAVVLGHAEESLRYDRAGRRLAGALADWVERGGDRNLCVLLFRKHSLQEVARFVTDLRSVPRLESYLYDQMQRPTGRSTAYVGHPHAAEVERLVHLLRVRHGLRIEDWRELPALVRAMAAMPVTLSNWQSRLRGLPRGAALSLAELHRREWIGGGSEDTRGVSERLAAMVGLGPVKEHLEGLRWTVAADAGLRALGHGGDAEPASPHLVFTGNPGTGKTTVARLVGELYRDQGLLRRGHLVEAEVPDLVAGFIGQTAIRTNEAVDRALDGVLFVDEAYRLSDPEHSYGRQAIDTLLSRMENDRGRFVLIAAGYPDRMEEFLAANPGLRSRFPAANVIHFPDYSPAELHAILLGRLSALGLPCTPALEEALRDVTEGMHATRGAGFGNGRAMRDLADEMKARWARRVRAVVGEPLTPEDVPDRCRTHLRRPVATVEEALAELDGLVGLAPVKELIRDLVDRLRLRRHQGTGGFPPPHMLFVGPPGTGKTTVARLTGRVLHTLGLLARGHLVEVTRAELVAGFEGRTAVRTQRAVRSALDGVLFVDEAYSLTRGRPGGGDFGTEAVDTLTREMDEHRGRLVVVAAGYPAEMDGFLARNPGLRSRFTERVTFPAHTGPELVEILRRTAAGQGYELPGPAADRALRRLERERAAHPADFGNGRAVRVLLERMEARLARRLGHTPAAPGAPLAFAPEDVPDADG from the coding sequence ATGGCACCACCGCGGCCGTCCCGGTACGGCCCTTCCGCCGAGCGGCTGGCGGGCCTCACGCTGCCCGCCGGCGACCCCCTGTTCATCCTGCACGGACAGGGCCTCGACGACGTCTTCGTCGGTCACGACCACCGGCGCCGGGGGGTGGAGGAACTGCTGTGGACCCTGCTGCGCGACGCCGGGTTCGCGCACGTCGTCTTCAGCTCCCTGTCCCGGCCGCTGTACTTCAGGGACCCCGTCTCCCGGGACCTGGCCCGGCCGCGCCGGCGTTCCCCCGTACCGGCCGGCCGGATGCGCCCCGAGCTCCGCGGCCCGCTGGGGGACCGGATCCTGCGCGCCCCGGACCCCGGCGGCCCGGGCGCCGGTGACGACCCCAGGACCGCCGCGCCCGCCACCCTGACCGACGAGCACCGGGTCATGATGCTCGACCACTTCATGCGGCAGACGGACCACAGGACGGCGGTGGTCCTCGGCCACGCCGAGGAGTCGCTGCGCTACGACCGCGCCGGCCGCCGGCTCGCCGGAGCCCTCGCGGACTGGGTCGAGCGGGGCGGCGACCGCAACCTCTGCGTCCTGCTGTTCCGCAAGCACAGCCTCCAGGAGGTGGCCCGCTTCGTCACCGACCTGCGCAGCGTGCCCCGGCTGGAGAGCTACCTGTACGACCAGATGCAGCGCCCCACCGGGCGCAGCACCGCCTACGTCGGCCACCCGCACGCGGCCGAGGTGGAGCGCCTGGTGCACCTGCTGCGGGTCCGCCACGGGCTGCGGATCGAGGACTGGCGGGAACTTCCCGCCCTCGTAAGGGCCATGGCCGCGATGCCCGTGACCCTGAGCAACTGGCAGTCCCGGCTCCGCGGCCTGCCGCGCGGCGCGGCGCTGAGCCTCGCCGAGCTCCACCGCCGGGAGTGGATCGGCGGCGGGAGCGAGGACACCCGCGGCGTCTCCGAGCGCCTCGCCGCGATGGTCGGCCTCGGGCCCGTGAAGGAACACCTGGAGGGGTTGCGGTGGACCGTGGCGGCGGACGCCGGGCTGCGCGCCCTGGGGCACGGCGGCGATGCCGAACCGGCCTCCCCGCACCTGGTCTTCACCGGCAACCCCGGCACGGGCAAGACCACGGTCGCCCGCCTGGTCGGCGAGCTCTACCGCGACCAGGGCCTGCTCCGCCGCGGGCACCTGGTCGAGGCCGAGGTCCCCGACCTGGTGGCCGGGTTCATCGGCCAGACGGCCATCAGGACCAACGAGGCCGTGGACCGGGCCCTCGACGGCGTCCTCTTCGTCGACGAGGCGTACCGGCTCAGCGACCCGGAGCACAGCTACGGCCGGCAGGCGATCGACACACTGCTGAGCCGCATGGAGAACGACCGCGGCCGGTTCGTCCTGATCGCCGCGGGCTACCCCGACCGGATGGAGGAGTTCCTGGCCGCCAACCCCGGGCTGCGCAGCCGCTTCCCCGCCGCCAACGTCATCCACTTCCCCGACTACTCGCCCGCCGAGCTCCACGCCATCCTGCTCGGCCGGCTGAGCGCCCTCGGCCTGCCCTGCACGCCCGCCCTGGAGGAGGCGCTCCGGGACGTCACCGAGGGCATGCACGCCACCCGCGGCGCCGGCTTCGGCAACGGCCGGGCCATGCGCGACCTCGCCGACGAGATGAAGGCCCGCTGGGCCCGGCGGGTGCGGGCCGTCGTCGGCGAACCCCTGACGCCCGAGGACGTGCCCGACCGCTGCCGCACCCACCTGCGGCGGCCGGTGGCCACCGTCGAGGAGGCCCTCGCCGAGCTCGACGGACTCGTCGGCCTCGCCCCCGTCAAGGAGCTGATCCGCGACCTGGTGGACCGGCTCCGGCTCCGGCGGCACCAGGGCACCGGCGGCTTCCCGCCGCCCCACATGCTCTTCGTCGGCCCGCCCGGCACGGGCAAGACCACCGTCGCCAGGCTGACGGGCCGCGTCCTGCACACGCTCGGCCTGCTCGCGCGCGGCCACCTGGTCGAGGTCACCCGGGCCGAACTCGTGGCCGGATTCGAGGGCCGGACCGCCGTCAGGACGCAGCGGGCCGTACGGTCGGCGCTCGACGGCGTCCTCTTCGTCGACGAGGCGTACAGCCTCACCCGGGGCCGGCCCGGCGGCGGGGACTTCGGCACCGAGGCCGTCGACACCCTGACCCGGGAGATGGACGAGCACCGCGGCCGCCTCGTCGTCGTGGCCGCGGGCTACCCGGCCGAGATGGACGGCTTCCTCGCCCGCAACCCGGGCCTGCGCTCCCGGTTCACCGAGCGCGTCACCTTCCCCGCCCACACCGGACCGGAGCTGGTGGAGATCCTCCGCCGCACGGCCGCCGGGCAGGGGTACGAGCTGCCCGGCCCGGCCGCCGACCGGGCCCTGCGCCGGCTGGAGCGCGAACGCGCCGCCCACCCCGCCGACTTCGGCAACGGCAGGGCCGTACGCGTCCTGCTGGAGCGCATGGAGGCACGCCTCGCCCGCCGCCTCGGGCACACCCCGGCGGCACCGGGCGCGCCGCTCGCCTTCGCCCCGGAGGACGTTCCCGATGCCGACGGCTGA